The Methylomicrobium agile genome has a segment encoding these proteins:
- a CDS encoding acylphosphatase, whose translation MHRVKIVVSGRVQGVYFRLFTQNKAKHLAINGTVQNLPDGRVEIYAEADPLMIEKFIKWCRKGPITARVDTIEVTELEPEFSYKSFDII comes from the coding sequence ATGCACAGAGTGAAAATCGTGGTGTCCGGCCGCGTTCAGGGCGTTTATTTCCGACTGTTTACCCAGAACAAGGCCAAACATCTGGCGATCAACGGCACGGTGCAAAACCTGCCGGACGGCCGGGTCGAGATTTATGCCGAAGCCGATCCGTTGATGATCGAGAAATTCATCAAATGGTGCCGCAAAGGCCCGATCACCGCCCGCGTCGACACTATCGAAGTGACCGAACTCGAACCGGAATTCAGCTACAAGTCCTTCGATATCATCTAA
- a CDS encoding IS5 family transposase yields MKQLGLSAPLFVKKPKQTRRQQFLQEMEQVVPWSLWASRIAPHYPTAGRGRRPFPLATMLRIHLMQQWFGYSDPAMEEVLHDMPLLREFAGLDAGEDALPDETTILKFRHLLERHQLAQTLFDETAALLAEKGLLLRQGTIVDATLIAAPPSTKNRARKRDAEMSSTKKGNNYHFGMKAHIGVDAESGLVHTVEMTTAKVADGVMTEALLHGEERVVLGDRAYTRKDRNLAADRLEGEPVWAFPFKRGKGEELPVEQALHNHMLAPLRAMVEHPFRIVKRQFGYTKVRYRGLFKNAQQLYLLFALGNLYHVRQALQPT; encoded by the coding sequence ATGAAGCAACTCGGACTCAGTGCCCCGCTGTTCGTGAAGAAACCGAAACAGACTCGGCGGCAGCAATTTCTCCAAGAGATGGAGCAGGTAGTGCCTTGGAGTTTGTGGGCGAGCCGGATAGCGCCGCACTACCCGACAGCGGGCCGAGGCCGCCGCCCCTTTCCCTTGGCGACGATGTTGCGCATTCACCTGATGCAGCAGTGGTTCGGCTATTCCGATCCGGCGATGGAGGAAGTATTGCACGACATGCCGCTGCTGCGCGAGTTTGCCGGGCTCGATGCGGGCGAGGACGCCCTGCCGGATGAAACCACGATCCTCAAGTTCCGGCATCTGCTGGAACGCCATCAGTTAGCACAAACCCTATTTGATGAAACGGCGGCGCTGTTGGCCGAAAAAGGCCTGTTGCTACGGCAAGGCACGATCGTCGATGCGACATTAATCGCTGCCCCGCCGTCCACCAAGAACCGGGCGCGCAAACGGGATGCCGAGATGAGTTCGACCAAGAAAGGGAACAATTACCACTTTGGGATGAAGGCGCACATTGGGGTCGATGCCGAGTCGGGGTTGGTGCATACTGTGGAGATGACCACCGCCAAGGTGGCGGATGGGGTCATGACGGAGGCGTTGCTGCACGGCGAGGAACGGGTCGTGCTGGGCGATCGGGCCTATACCCGCAAGGACCGGAATCTAGCGGCGGATCGCCTGGAAGGCGAGCCGGTTTGGGCCTTTCCGTTCAAGCGGGGGAAGGGTGAAGAGTTGCCGGTAGAGCAAGCCCTTCACAACCACATGCTGGCGCCGTTACGCGCCATGGTCGAACATCCGTTCCGGATCGTCAAGCGCCAGTTCGGCTATACCAAAGTGCGTTACCGGGGGCTGTTCAAGAATGCCCAACAACTCTACTTGCTGTTTGCCCTGGGCAATCTTTATCACGTTCGGCAGGCGCTGCAGCCGACCTAG